ACCAAGCGCCAGCCGCCGCGTTCGGCCAGCACCGCCAAAGCCGTGAAAACATACTCGGCGACGCTTTGGGCGTTGGAGCCCGCGGCGCTCGCGAAGGCGATCCCGCGCTGCTGGAGGTACTCCTGGTTCACGTGGTCCACGCCGATGGTGGCCGTGGCGACGAAGCGCACGGCCGAGCCGTCCAGAAGGGCGGGGCCCACGGGCGTCACGCTGCGGACGAGCAGGGCCTGGGCGTCGCGGAGGAGGGCGGGCCGAATGGCGTCGGCGGGGACAGCCACGACCTCGCCCATTGGACCAAAGGCTTCCCCCACGAGGGGAATGTTTTCGTCGGCAAGGATTCTCATGGGCACGCTCGCAGCGCGCTCCCCGTTGGGTCGCGGCTAAGCAAGGCGACCCGCGCTAGGGTTCCGCCCATTGCGTGTGGAACGTGCCTTCCTTGTCCACTCGCTGGTAGGTATGGGCGCCGAAGTAGTCCCGCTGGGCCTGCGTCAGGTTCTGGGGCAGGCACGCGGTGCGGTACGCGTCGATGTAACTGAGGGCCGAGGCGAGGCCCAGGACCGGGACGCCGGCGCGAACGGCCTCGCAGACGACAGTCCGCAGGGCGGCGGTCTTCTCGTTCACGATCGCCGCAAAGAAGCCGTCCACGAGGAGATTCGCGAGGTCCGGCTTCCTGCGGTAGGCCGCGGTGATCGGGTCGAGGAGTTTGGAACGGATGATGCAGCCGCCTTTCCAGATCCGCGCAATCTCGGGGAACTTCAGGCTGTACTGGTATTCCTTAGACGCCTCACGCATGAGGGCGAAGCCTTGCGCGTAGCAGGCGACGACGGCGACATGGAGGGCGTCGCGGAGGGCCTTCAGGAGCGCCGCCTTGTCGGCCGAGGGCTTGGCCGCCGGCCCTTTCAGAATCTTGGACGCCGCGACGCGCTCCTGCTTGGAGGCCGAGAGGATGCGGCCCTCGACGGCCATGTCGATCGTCGGGACGGCGACGCCGAGGTCCAGCGCGTTCTGGCTGGCCCACTTGCCGGTGCCTTTCTGGCCGGCCTGGTCGAGGATGAGGTCCACGAGGGGCTTGCCGGTGTCGGGATCCTTCGTCGCGAGGTTGACGACGGTGATCTCCATCAGGTAGCCGCCCAGTTCGGCGGCGTTCCACTCGGTGAAGACCCTGCTCATCTCGTCGGCCTTCATGCCGAGGACCGACCGCATGATGTCGTACACCTCGGCAATGCACTGCATGATGCCGTACTCGATGCCGTTGTGGACCATCTTGACGTAGTGTCCGGCGCCGCGCGGGCCGATGGAGGTGCAGCAGGGGCCATCGACCTGGGCGGCGCACGTTTCGAAGATCTCGCGGACCAGGGCGTAGGCCTCTTCGGAGCCGCCCGGCATAATCGAGGGCCCTTTCAGGGCGCCTTCCTCGCCGCCGGAGACGCCCGTGCCGATGTAAAGGATGCCCTGCTTCGCGAGTTCCTGGACCCGGCGCTCGGTGTCCGGGAAAAACGAGTTGCCGCCGTCAATCAGGAGGTCGCCCTCGTCCAGGTAGGGGAGGAACTGCTCGATCATAGCGTCGACCGCCGGGCCCGCTTTGACCATCATCATGACCTTGCGGGGCTTCTGGAGGGCCGCGCAGAACCCCTTCGGGTCGTAGGTGGCGTGGATGTTCTTGCCGGCGGCGGGGCCCTCGACA
The Planctomycetota bacterium genome window above contains:
- the gndA gene encoding NADP-dependent phosphogluconate dehydrogenase, whose protein sequence is MARQQIGLAGLAVMGQNLVLNMESKGFSVAVFNRTGSKTKAFVEGPAAGKNIHATYDPKGFCAALQKPRKVMMMVKAGPAVDAMIEQFLPYLDEGDLLIDGGNSFFPDTERRVQELAKQGILYIGTGVSGGEEGALKGPSIMPGGSEEAYALVREIFETCAAQVDGPCCTSIGPRGAGHYVKMVHNGIEYGIMQCIAEVYDIMRSVLGMKADEMSRVFTEWNAAELGGYLMEITVVNLATKDPDTGKPLVDLILDQAGQKGTGKWASQNALDLGVAVPTIDMAVEGRILSASKQERVAASKILKGPAAKPSADKAALLKALRDALHVAVVACYAQGFALMREASKEYQYSLKFPEIARIWKGGCIIRSKLLDPITAAYRRKPDLANLLVDGFFAAIVNEKTAALRTVVCEAVRAGVPVLGLASALSYIDAYRTACLPQNLTQAQRDYFGAHTYQRVDKEGTFHTQWAEP
- a CDS encoding 4-phosphoerythronate dehydrogenase is translated as MRILADENIPLVGEAFGPMGEVVAVPADAIRPALLRDAQALLVRSVTPVGPALLDGSAVRFVATATIGVDHVNQEYLQQRGIAFASAAGSNAQSVAEYVFTALAVLAERGGWRLVGRTLGIVGVGNVGSRVARIAEGLGMTVLRNDPPLACETGDPKYVPIETLFDADIVTFHVPLSREG